The window GGCAGCATTGTTCCTGTGGAGCTGGCCATCTCCTCTTTCCAGTTCAAGGGCGAGTGGTATGCGGTGGGCGCCCTGCGTGACGCCACTGCCCGCAAGCAGGCCGAGTTGGAGTTGAAGCGCAGCGAAGAGACCAGCCGCGCCTTGCTCAACGCACCCACGGAAAGCGCCATGCTTATCCAGCCGGGTGGTACGATTGTAGCGATCAATGAGGTCGGTGCGTTCCGTCTCGGTGGCAACGTGGAAGAGATCACCGGGAAGAATATTTTTGACCTTGTCGAGCCGGAGCTGGCAAATACACGCCGTGGTCATATCCGTCAGGTGCTCCAGACAGGCGAGGGCGTCACGTTCGAAGATATGCGCCGCGGTCGGCGGATGCTCATCAATGCCTATCCGGTCAAGAATCCCGATGGCTCTGTCGACAAGGTGGCCCTGTTTGCCCGAGACGTCACCGAGCAGCGTCAGGCCGAGGCGGCCCTGTTGCATTCCGAGCAGCGTTTCAGGGACGTCAGTGCTGCGGTCGGTGAGTATATCTGGGAGACCGATGCGCAAGGAGTCTTCAAGTTCCTCACCGAGGACGTGGTTGCCGTGCTGGGATACACGGCTGAAGAGTTGCTTGGGAGGGATCCTGAGGCTTTGCTCCCGTCAGAGGATGTCGAGGACTACCATCGCTGGTATGAAGACCTGGCCGCCCGTCATGGTTCTTTCAGCAACGTGGAAGTGCGCAATGTCACCAAGGATGGCACGGTGATCTGGCTTCAGGTCAACGGCGTGCCGTATTTTGGCGAGGATGAAGAATTTCTGGGCTATCGCGGTGCGGCCATGAACATTACGGATCGCAAGCAGGCCGAGGTGGCCCTCAAGGAAAATGAGCGCAAGCTGCGCGCTCTGGCCGAGTCAGCCTACGACGCCATCATCACGGTGGATGATCAGGGCTTGATTACCTTCTGGAATGACTCCGCAGAGATGATGTTTGGCTACACCGAAGAGGAAGCTCTTGGGCAGAATGTGAACACGCTGATCTTGACTCCAGAGGATAGAGAAGGTTCCGAGGCGAGCATGGATACATTTGCTCGCACCGGGGACGGACCTGCCATGGACGCCATTGTCGAGACGCAGGGTATGCGCAAGGATGGTTCCTCCTTCCCCATGGAACGCTCCACCTCCAGTTTTCGACTCGGCGGCCGCTGGTATGCTGTAGCCACCATCCGCGATATCACCGAGCGCAAGCGCACCGAGGCCAAGCTGCGGGAATTGGCCACTACGGACAGTCTCACCGGCCTGTTCAATCGCCGTCGGTTCATGGAATTGTCCGAGCGGGAATTTTCGCGCAGTTCACGTTATGGCCGTTCGCTCGCCATGCTCATGCTGGACATCGATCATTTCAAGAACGTCAACGATACCTACGGTCACGATGTGGGCGATCAGGTACTTCGTTCCCTGTCCGAGATCGCCATCATGGCCTTGCGCAAGGCTGATATTCTTGGCCGTCTCGGTGGCGAAGAGTTTGGCGTGCTTCTCCCTGAAACCGACTTGCCTGCCGCTCAGGAGGTCGCCGAGCGTTTGCGTGTCTCCATTGAGCGCAACGTTATCAACACCTCTGCCGGGCCGCTCAACATCACTGTCTCCATCGGCGTCGGAATTTTCAACGATGCCACCGTCAATACGCAGGAACTCCTCAAGCGGGCGGACATCGCCCTCTATGAAGCGAAGCAGTCCGGTCGCAACCGCGTTGTGGTCGGGTAGTCTCGGCTTCGGATAGCGGCGCATCTGCGGCGTTAAGTGAATTGTAGGCGAGTCTTCGAGCCGTACAAGATCTTATGCCTCAGGTATGCCAGGCTACGAGTGAATACTCGTCGTAGCGCTGCTACGCCTGTGGTTCCCTCGTGCCTGTCGCCTTGCAGCTGCACCACTCTCCGAAGCCTCACCTTGTGAAGCTTCGGAGGTGATAGTAATGAGATTCTCAGAAAATTATTAGTGCCAGACGTTGCTGCTCATGAAGAGAGCGGCGCCGAACAGGGCGATGGCGGCAGCTCCGCAGAGGGAGAGGGCGCCGTATACCCAGTTGAACAGGGAGCGGTTCTTGCCGGACAGCTTGAGGGTCACGTTGCGGGCGGCCACCGCGGCCCAGGCAAAGAGGGTGGTGGTGACGCCCATGCCCACGGCCATGGCGAAGAGGGCGAGCATGCCTGCCCAGAATATGTCCTGACCGATGGCAAAGGCGAGGATGACGGCTGCACCCGGGCAGGGCACAAGGCCGGTCACAAAGGATACCGTGAGCACCCGGCGCATGTTCTGGTCTTCTTCGAGGGATTCGCCGTGTTCGCAAGCTGCCGGAATCAGGCCTCCCTTGATCAGATCGCGGATGGTCTTGCCAAAGAGAAAGAGTCCCATGAGGGCGAGCAGGGCGTAGCTGGCTGGCTGGAGTGCGCGGCTGGCCTCGGCAAATCCGCCCATGCCGGAGGAAAAGACGAGATAGGCTATGCCCACGGCAACGGCGGCCGATCCCATGTGGACAAAGGTGATGGCATTACCCATGACTGCGCCCGTGAAGAGTGAACCGGGGTTGGACAGGAAATAGGAGCAGACAACGCTCTTGCCGTGTCCGGGGCCCACTGCGTGGACCACGCCGTACAGGAAGGACAGGCCGAGGAACATCCAGAGGGCCGAGCCGAACGGGTTGCCGCGAATGTCCATGCCGAAGCCGTTGAGCTTGAGGGTGAGCTGCTTCTGAATGTCGCGCACCATGCCCATGACCCGTTCCATGAGGCTGGGAGCTTCGGCTTCTTCCATGGCGGCCAAGGGGAGGTCCGTGTCCGAGCCGGGTGTGTTGGACAGGGAGAGATGGATCGCCTCGGGTACGATGAATTGCCAATAGGTCTGGTCCTTGGCCGGACGAACCACGTGGCTGACCTGTACCATGCCGTCCACCTCGAAGCCGATGGCATCCTTCATCAGCAGGATGTCCGAGTAATATTCCTTGTCAAAGACAGCCACGCGGCAATCCTTGAGTTGATCAAAGGGCAGATTGAGCGGGACCGTGAAGTCGTAGATCAGGCGGCCTTCGGAAACAGTGGCCTTGAATCCGGTGGTTTCAGTGATGGGAACGCGTTTGCCGCCGGTCTCCACAAAGGTGAAGTAGTCGTAGTTGGCGAGGTAGGCGAAGGCGCCATTGCGAAGTTTTTCCTGCCCCAGGGTGGTGCCCAGTGTCTCGGGCGTCAGTTCCAGGTCTGCCATGATGGCGCTGCTGAAGATCTCATCGAACAGCCAGTGTTGATGCAGGGCCTTGAGGCCTGACTCGTCCACTTTAAAGGTCAGGGTCGCATCGATGTATACGTGCGGGTGAGCCTTGGCCGGGGTTGCCGGGGTGAGCAGGAGTAGCGCCAGAAGGAGCAGGGCAGGAAAGAAAAAAGGGCTTCGCTGTTTGGTCATGCGGTTTTCTATGCTTCCGGGGTCTGCTTGGCAAGTCTGGGCAACGGATTGCAGGAAAATGTCGTGAGGTGATTATTGATGGATGCTTGCTAATTTGATTGTGTTCATCTATATCTTATAGATTGATCAAATAAAATATTGGCGGTCATGAAGAAGCTTATTCCATATATTATGGTGCTCGGCGTACTGGTCTTTTCGGCTGCCACAGCCATGGCCGAGTCGCTGCGTATTACCACTGTCGGCCTGCCCCCGTACGGATACAAGGACAAGGGGGAGTTCGTCGGGATGAGCTATGAAATTGGCAACGCGTTGGCGGAGAAATCCGGTTATGAACCGAACAACAAGCTCGCTCCTCTGGCCCGGGCCGTCAATGATCTCGCCTCCGGCACCACTGATGTGGTCATCATGTTTCCCACACCCAATGTAGAGCGTGTCGCCCATAGCGTTGGCACAGTCATGAATGTGCAATGTGTAGTCTTGGCGCGGTCCGAGACGGTGCTTCGTTCAGAGCGGGACCTCAGAGGCAAGACGCTGGCTTCCGTGCGTGGCGCCCTCTATGACAGTGGTGCATGCAAGCGCAACGGTGTGATTCTCCAGCCGGTGGAGAATTACGAGCAGGGAGTGAAAATGCTCCTTGCCCGGCGGGTGGACGGCGTGATCGGTCCCCGGCTTGGGTTATTGTATACGGTGGAAAAGATGCGCCTGCCCCCAAAGGCGTTTGGCAAGCCGTTTGTCGTGACGACGACCCCGGCGTGTCTGTTTCTTTCAACAAAATCTGATTCGCCCGAAATGCGTGACCGTCTGGCTAAGGCATTGGAAGTCCTTGGCTCGGATGGAACGATTAAAAATATTGTATCAAAATATTCATTATAACGTGGATGACACCGCCGTGAGGATTGTGTAGAAATATCTGGTCCGATTAGTAAAGGTTAGTTCTTCATCGACGTACGTGCACAATTCTCGGAAGGATTAATGAGCCCCGAAAAGCCAAAAGTCCGGCGATCATTTTTCGCCAATCGCAGCCGCTCCATCTCCCGTGACCTGACGGGCAGCTTGGTCGTGATCGTTCTGGTCATTGCCACGGCCATGGGCGGCTATATTTATTGGCAGCAATCCGAGGAGATGTGGGAGACTGCTGAAGAGAAAGGCGAAGACACCATCACTTCGGTGGCCGAAATCTTGGCCGTTCCCATCTGGAACCTCGACTACGACAACGCCCGCCTCATCGGTTCGGTCTACACTCACGACGACATGGTGCAGGGCATCCGTATCTATGGCTCTCGCAACGAGGTCGTTTTTGCCCACGAGAAATTTTCCGGCACCCAGGCTGATTTCAGCAAGGTTCGCTCCATCGTATTTGAAGGGCGCACCATCGGTCGTGCCGAAATAGATTTTACCCTTGCCCGAGACAAGAAACGACTCAACGAGCAGATGTTCGTTTCGAGTATGATTATCGTGGTGGCCATCTCGGTTATTCTCGCCATCACCGGTCTGTTGCTCAGAGTCTTCCTCAACAAACCGCTTCAGGTGCTCCAGCAGGGCATTGCCCGAGTCGCCAAAGGTGACTTCTCCTACGAGTTCGGAGAAGTGTACCATGCGGAGTTATTGGAGATTGCCAAGCGGTTCCGGCGCATGTCCGCCGAGATTGAGGCCCGTGAGAAGAAACTGCAGGCCATGAACAAGACGCTTCAGGAAGCCGAGGAAAAATACCGCGGCATCTTTGAGAACGCCATTGAAGGTATTTTCCAGGCCACGCCCGACGGTGTGCTGCGCCGCGCCAACCCGGCCATGGCCCGTATCTTTGGCTACGACTCCCTCGATGAGTTCCTTTCCAACGTCCGCTCTCTCGGTTCCCGCATTATGGTCAATCCCGATTCCATGCAGGACTTCTATCAGCAGGTGCGTGACCGCGGCGAGGTCAAGCGTTTCGAGGCCGAGTACTACCGCCGCGACGGCAAGACCATCTGGGGTTCCCTCAACGCCCGCGCCATTTACGGTGAGACCAGTGAGCTGGTGTTCATCGAAGGTATTCTCGAGGATATCACCGATCGTAAGAAAGCTGAGCAGGATCTGGCTGACCTGAACCGTCATCTGGAGCAGCTCGTCCGTGATCGTACCGAGGATCTGGTCAACAAGGCCCGTGAGCTCGAAGAAGCGAACCAGCGATTGCGTGAGCTTGACGAGATGAAGTCCGCCTTCCTCTCCTCAGTCTCTCACGAGCTGCGTACGCCGCTGACCTCCATTCTCGGTTTCTCCAAGTTGCTGCACAAGGAATTTGCCCGCAACTTCCTGCCCCTTGCCGCGGACCAGAAGCCGCTGCTCAAGCGTGGTGAGCGCATTCAGGAGAATCTCTCCATCATCAGTCATGAAGGCGAGCGTCTGACCCGTCTCATCAACGACGTGCTGGATCTCAACAAGATCGAATCCGGGCGTATGGGCTGGCGTGACGAGCGCATCAATCTGACCGAGATCATCGAGTTCGCCGTGCAGGCTGTTACCGGTATGTTCTCTCAGAATCCTGACGTTGACCTCGTCACTGAGATCGATCCGACGCTCCCGACTATTTTGGCCGACCCCGACCGCATGCAGCAGGTGCTCATCAATCTGCTCAACAATGCGGCCAAGTTTACCGAAGAGGGAACCGTCACGGTCCGTGCCTTCCCCCGTTTCGGGCAGGTGCGCGTCGAGGTCCAGGATACCGGTATGGGTATTCTCCCCGAAGATCAGGCTCAGATTTTCGAGAAGTTCCATCAGACCCGCACCGACACCATGGAAGACAAGCCCAAGGGTACCGGTCTCGGACTCACCATCTGCCGCGAGATTATCGAACACTACGGTGGCCGCATCTGGGTCGAGTCCGAAGGCGATCACGGGTCCACCTTCATCTTCACCCTGCCAGTCTCCCAGTAAGCGCAGGAATACGACGATTCAAAAGGCTCTCCAAAACGGAGGGCCTTTTTTTGTGCCTCCGGCGGCGCCTGCCAGCGGGGCCTCCTCGCCGGAGGGGCGTCTCCGACGGGCAGGACGCTGTCCTGCACCTGCCAAAGGCCGAGGGCCTTTGGAATCCCATTTCTCACTTCGTTCGGGGTGCGCGTTAGTATGAGGTGTCGCAGGCTCTCAGCTTCGTTCGTTCCTGCCGTGGCCGGTAATGCCGTTTGATGGATAAATGCGAGTGCGAGTTTGTGATGCTTCTCGGAACAACTTCCGCGCACTTCTCCACCAAGCGGCAGGATGCTTTTATTTGGGTGTTGAAACTCGGCAAATCTTCTTCTTATCCATGCTGATCTTTTTCAACTGACAGATGGAGTAAAAGATAGAGCCTGTTAGGCTCCTTCGCCCGCGCGGATGCGCCGATAAAAAGTTTAGGAAGGGAGAGAGGGGTTGGGGGGATCCAAGGGGGGAAGGGGAGAGAGGGACAACCATTTTCAAATGGTTTCCCTCTCTCCCCTTCCCCCCTTGGCCGCCGGAGGCGAAAAAAAACAAAAATCCGGGCAGGACCATTTGGTCCTGCCCGGATTTTGCCGATGCGAGTCTCGTTTTGCCTTTACAGGGTGGGATCCATGGCTGAGGTCAGGAGCCGGGCGATGTCGTGGACATCGGCGCGGTACTTGCCTGAGCGCACTTCCTCCTTGAGGCGGGCGATCTTGCTTGCGCGGTCATTTTCTTCGTGCCTGATGCCCCTTTCGGACTTGGTGGCGTCGAATTCATCGAACACGCGTTCGGTTTCTATATCCGCCGCACTTACGGCACGGCGTTTCTCATAACCCTTCATTAACCCCTCCCTGGGTTATTGAAGTCAGTGGGAAGGATCTCCCAATCCTCCCCTGTCTCTCCCCATCCCGTTGCGGCAGCCTCCGTCCGCGTCCCTGCAGACAGCTTCTCCCGCAACCCGGGATGCGTGCGAACACTGAGTCCATCACTCGGTGCATCCGTTCGCGGTTGAACTACTTATCGGACGGTTCGGCAGGAATAGTTAGGCCTAAAGTCGCTTTTTCCCGAAATAGTTTTATCTGCAATATCAGCGCGTTGATATTTTACGATGAGAGAGGGTGGAGGAAAAAAGGTGCAGATTTATTGTGGAGCTAAAATACGTCATCCCCATGACAAGTCAGGGGAAAACGAGTTATAAGGCGTTCATGCCGGATATCCATCGCGTCTGCCTCATAGATACCAACCCGCTCATCGCTGCTGCCTTTGAAGAGGCGGGGTGCGAGGTCCTTCGTATTTCAACAGGTCAGACCCGTTTCTTTAACCTGCCTCCTGTGCTGGAGGAAAATGGTTTTGTGCCGGACATGCTCGTCCAGACCGAGACGCTGGCCAACCGGTCGCTGGTGGTCGGGCTGGATACGCTGGATTGCCCGACACTGTTCTGGGCCATGGACCCGCACCTGAACGCGTATTGGCACAGCGCATACGCCAACCTGTTCGATGTAACCTGTTCCACGCAGCGGAAGCTGTTGCCTCGTTTACGGGAGCAGGGTGCAGAGGACGTGCGCTGGTTGCCCATGTGCGGCCGTGAGCGCGGCTGGAAGGATATGGCGGACAGAGCGCACGACATTACATTTGTGGGGCGTGTCTCTGCTCATCGTCCGGCGCGTAAGTGGATGATTGAACTCCTTCGCTCCCATGGCGAGCAATATGACGTGGCGCTTGAGCACAGCCTGACCTATGGCGACATGCTCAATTTGTATGAGGACTCCCGTCTCGTTCCCAATGAATCCATCTTTGGTGAAGTCAATTTCCGTTTGTTCGAAGGGGCGTCCTGCGGCTGCCTCGTGCTGAGCCAGAATCTGGGAGATGAACAGGAAGCACTGTTTGAGCCGGGGCGTGAGTTCGATACCTATTCCGACGTGGTGGAACTGGATGACAAACTGCGCAGGTATCTCAAGAATCCGCGGTTGATGCAGACCATGGGCAGGGCTGCCCGTGAGCGGGTGTTGGCCGACCATCTTCCGAAGAACCGGGCGCAGAGTATGCTGGAGTTCGCGGCCGATGCGTCCCGTCGAAGGGCTACTGGCCCTGATGCCGAGAAGTGGCTCGCTCTGACCGCTGCCGCCATGTGGGAATCAGGGTTGTTGCCCATCCCCATGGGGGAACTGTTGGAGCGGCTCAAAAAGCTTGAGCAGGGGCCGGAAGTGGCTGCGGCGTTGCTGCAGGTGCAGACCCGCGCAGGCATGGACAAGGTCATGAAGGATAACCTGACGACCATCCTTGCCGCCGACTACTATGCGGATTCTCCGGTTCTCAACATGGCGGGCTCCATGGCCTCACTGGCAGTGGAGCATTGGGACGGCGCCAAGGCATTCTGGTATCGCCACCTCAAGACCCTGTCGGGGCGCGATCCGCAACCGCCCACTGAACCGTGGCAACTGCTGACGTTGTGGGCCAAGGACCTCAAGCGCCGGGATCAGATCATTCGGGCGGGCTTCCCCTATGACCCGAATGCCCATCTCCCCAAGGTGGCCACGGACTGCCTCATGCTTATTCTCAAGGATATGCCGGAACATCTGCCGACCCTCAGGCTGCTCGACACCATGCTTCGCCCTGTGGTGGGACTGGAGCAGGCCCGTGTGGGGTATCTGTCCATCCTCACCCTGCATGAGCGCAATGACTGGCGACTCGCCTTTGAGATTGCATTGGCCAACCTCAAGTCCTACCGCCTCAAGTCCGGAATGGAGGAACTGCACGTGGCCCGCGAGATCGCTCGCCAGCAGGGACAGGAAGCAATGTTCGCCAAGGCATTGGCTGCTCGAGATGAGAGCGGTCTGCTCGCTGCCCGATTGGGCTAGACTTTTCTATATCCCAAAAAAAGCAACCCGGCTGACGTGTGATCGACAGCCGGGTTGCTTTTCTCCTTTGGGCAATGATTAGAGCTTGGACTTGAGTACGATGTCCGTGATGGGACCGCGGGAACGATCGCCCTTGAGGACCATGTGGGCGTAGTTTTTGTAGCCCTTGAGCTTGCGCACGGTCCAGTTGAGACCGTTGTTCGCTTCGTTGAGGTAGGGGTTGTCCACCTGTCGGGTGTCGCCGAGGCAAATGCACTTGACGCCTTCGCCCATGCGGGTGAGCAGGGCGCGGGTCTCGCCGCGTGACAGGTTCTGCATCTCGTCTACAATAACCACGGCATTTTCGATATTCATGCCGCGGATGAAGGCCACGGGCTGGACTTCGAACCTTTTGGGGTTGAGCTTGAGGTTGTCGCTTTCCGGGTCTGCCCAGATGCGGTTGCAGGGGCGGATGTCGTGCAGCTTGATGAGCAGGTCCTGAATGTACTTGACGTACGGCAGCATCTTTTCCTCGATGTCGCCGGGCAGGTAGCCCATCTTGGCGCCGATCTCCACCACCGGCTTGACCAGATAGATCTTGCGGTAGGGGTTGTCCTTGCGCTCCAGCATGAGATAGAGGGCCGCGGCCAATGACAGGAAGGTCTTGCCGTAGCCTGCCTCGGACTGGATGGACACCAGATCGATACCCTCCTGCAGCATGAGCTCCAGGGCAAGGTTCTGGTATATGCTTCTCGGCTTCACCCCCCATATCTCATGGGAGTAGCCGATGGCTTTGGGGCCTTCCGGACCAAAGAAGACCGGAGTGCCCGATTCCCAGCGGAAGCAGTTGTGAACAAGGTCGTCTTCATCATCCACGAATCCCGTGTAGCGCTGCGATTCTGACCGGAACGGGTCGGAGTCGCGATATTCCTCACTGGGAATGCCGAAGCACTTGGCCTTGATCTGCAGGATGCGGTCATTGGTGATGAGCACCGCGTCTTCGTGGCCGAAGTGAAGGGTTTCCTTGAGGATGCGATCGTCCATGACCGGATCGGTCAGGGTCTCCGCATAGTTGGGTGGGAAGATGTGGACGTCTTCGTCGTTGAGGATGGCGCGAACGGCCTGAGAGACGATGTGGCCGATGCGCGGGTCTTTTTTCAGTCCGTCCAGTTCGGTCAGGACTGTGTAAGGAATGTAGATCTGGTTTTCCACCCCGTTTCTCAGGGCGGTGATGCATTTCGGGTTTTCAATAAGGACGTTGGTATCGAGGACAAAGTGCTTTTGGGCCATAATCCCCCGTCCGGGTGTTGAAGTTGATTGCCTGGCATCTCCGATATTCAGCCTTGCGGCGGGAATCAGCGAATCAATCTCATTGGCACCTCCATGCAGGTTCCGGGCTTTTTCAACCCTTAATAGAACCATGAACAGTTTTCACGAAAAAGTCTAGATGTGATCTTGCCCCACGGCCGTATTGGCGTCATGTCAGCCAGGTGACGAAGTCGGGCGATCGTGAAATCGAGGAAACGGGCATACGTCAATTGCTATTATAACCTGCTTTACGCAGAAGGCCGGGGTGGTGTATTCTTGAGTTTCAAAAGTGCCATTCACTAGGGGAGAGTTACATGGCTGAGACTGTTCAAGGCATCATCTTCGTTCTGACCGATACACCCGCCATATATGGTTCCGAGATGGATCGCGGCGGCGTGCCGCCCGTATTCGTGCGCGATATCGATACACTTATCACCCGTCTGGCCGACGTCACCGTGGCCGGCATGGTGCTCGAAATTTCCAAGGTCATGAAGGCCGAGCGGAAAGACCGTGACCGGCTGTTCAGCTACTCCGGCACATTCCCTGTGCTGCGGACCAAGATAAACGCCCGTCACGGATACCCGATTTTTCTTGATTCCAAGGATAGCTTTTTCGCCAACCTTGAGGCCGTTGAAGGCAAACGAAGGCGTAGCCATGAACGCAAAAAGGTGACGCTGAGTTGCTCATTTTCCAGCGAAGACGATCCCAGTATGGCTCAGCCCATGGAAGCCACCATTCGGGATATCTCTTCTGGTGGGTGCTTCATCAGTACCGATCAGTTGCCCGACGGACAGCCCTTTCTTCATGTGTGCATCCCTGAGCTGGGCTGCAACCGTCCCATTTTTTCCAGTGTTCGCTGGACGCGCTGTGAAGGGGACGACAAAAAGCACTGTGGCATGGGTGTCTTTTTCATCGACATCGGTGATGAACAGGTCAAGGCCATCGAGGAATATCAGCCGTAACCCTGTCGCGTCATAGTTGGCGCCATTCCTGCGAAAACGTTACGCATCTCCTGTTGTTCCCACGCGTTAGATGGGGTAGGGTGCTGTTGTTTGATGTTTCAACAGCTCCAAGGAGATGGAAACTTGTTTTCCTTACGCACCATTATCCCGATCATAGCGGGACTTCTCATATTGTCCTGGACAGCCGTGGCTCCGGCCGCTTCCGAAGGCTTTTCCACCGGCTCCGGCCCCAAGATGTTCCAGCCCATGGAAACCTCTGCGTTTCCATCCCTTGAGTCGGCCATCCGAATCAAGGGGCCGATCACCTTTTGCGGCGAGTTCGTGCCTATTCATCTGCCCGAGGTGCGCGAGCGATTGGAAAAGGAATTGTTGCTCATGCTGTGGGACCGGGCACAGATCATTCTGTGGCTCAAACGGACTGGACGTTACTTCCCCTACATTCAGACTGCTCTCGACGCAGCGCGTATGCCGTCGGACCTGAAATACGTGGCGGTCATCGAATCCGCCCTCAAACCGCATGCCGGGTCCAGCAAAGGGGCGCGCGGTGTCTGGCAGTTCATCCCCGCTACCGGGCGCAAGTACGGGCTGACCGTAAACCGCTATATCGACGAGCGCCGCAACTTCCGTCTGGCCACCAAGGCTG of the Pseudodesulfovibrio sp. zrk46 genome contains:
- a CDS encoding PilZ domain-containing protein, which produces MAETVQGIIFVLTDTPAIYGSEMDRGGVPPVFVRDIDTLITRLADVTVAGMVLEISKVMKAERKDRDRLFSYSGTFPVLRTKINARHGYPIFLDSKDSFFANLEAVEGKRRRSHERKKVTLSCSFSSEDDPSMAQPMEATIRDISSGGCFISTDQLPDGQPFLHVCIPELGCNRPIFSSVRWTRCEGDDKKHCGMGVFFIDIGDEQVKAIEEYQP